TCCTCTGCCCGGTTCGAACCTCCAAGAAAACGAAATCCAAAAATCGCGGCGGCCATTAACGCAGTTTGCATCCATGCGATGGCGCCGGATCAAAGTTCCCGTTATGCGAATGCGATGGATTTGAGTCAGGATGTTGCCCGATTTCTTGACGATCTTCCGGTCAGCGTGTACAAGGAAAACTTCTATGAAAAATCGGTTCGCTGGGCTTCCCGCAACTATTTTTTCATCCTTCTGGTTCTTGCCTACCTCCTCATGCGCGTCGTGCTGATTCTGATTGCCGGCCGCTAGCCTTAAAGAAAACCTTCGTTTTGTTTAATAGAGCAAATGAGAGGGCTATGGTCCTCAACAAAAACAATGAAGGAGCATTTGCTATGTCACGAGTTACACATTTCGAAATTCCTGCGGACAATCCCGAACGCGCAATTCAATTTTACTCCGGTGTTTTCGGCTGGACGTTTCACAAATGGGAAGGACCGATGCAATACTGGATGATAGAAACGGGTAAAGACGCGCCTGGAATCGATGGTGGTCTTGCGCGCCGGGAAAGTCCGGATTCTACTCCAACCAGCGTGATTCAAGTGGATTCGATCGATGAATCCCTCAAGAAAATTGAAAAGAGCGGCGGCAAGATCATCGTTCCCAAATCCCCCATCCCGGGCGTTGGCCATGTGGCGTACTTTCACGATCCTGAAAGAAATATGCTCGGGATCTTCCAGCCTGATCCTTCCGCTAAATAGAGTAAGAATTCGCTTCTGATCTGGTGCGGGCGCCTCCCGCAAACGACGAATAATGCTCAAGTCGTGGTTTTGCGGACGGGTCGTCCG
This DNA window, taken from bacterium, encodes the following:
- a CDS encoding VOC family protein, which encodes MSRVTHFEIPADNPERAIQFYSGVFGWTFHKWEGPMQYWMIETGKDAPGIDGGLARRESPDSTPTSVIQVDSIDESLKKIEKSGGKIIVPKSPIPGVGHVAYFHDPERNMLGIFQPDPSAK